The Chitinophaga pinensis DSM 2588 region GAGTACCGGACAGGTAGCAGATAAGTAAGTCGCCATCAGCAGGTTATCACATGCACCATTGGCCATTTTTGAAAGGGTATTCGCAGAGGCAGGTGCAATCAGCATCACATCCGCCCAGCGACCCAGCATCACGTGGTTATTCCAGCTCTGGTTATCACTGATCGTCACGGGCACTTCATGCTTGGAAAGTGTTGCCAGGGTCAGCGGCGTAATGAAATCACAGGCGGAGGGCGTCATGACCACTTTTACGTCAGCACCTTCTTTTACCAGCAGGCGGACGAGGGTAGCGGCTTTATAGGCAGCAATACTGCCGGATACACCGAGTAATATTTTCTTTCCTTGAAGCATGACCGTATTGGCTATTAAACAAAAAAAGCGGCAGAAAACGTATTCTGCCGCCATGAAGTTAGATATTTTTCAGCCAAACTACTTAGCTATATAAGTCGTCGTCATTTCTACGGAAGTAGATCTTATCTTCCAGGAATTCCATGGTTGCCTGAATAGCAGGATTTGCCATTCTTTCATAGAAACGGGAGATTTCGATCTGCTCTTTGTTCTCATGCACTTCCTCCAGGTTATCTGTGTGGCTGGCAAATTCTTCCAGCTTGGAGTGCAGTTCTTCCTTCACAGATATGTTGATCTGGTTGGCGCGTTTAGCGATAACTGCAATAGACTCATACAGGTTGCCAGTTTTGCTCTTAATCTCGGTGGTGTTTTTTGTTTCAACCATCGGATTGATGCTGCTGGTGAGACCTCTTTTTATTTTGCTCATTCTCCAGGGAATTATTGTGATTATTAATTGTTTTTAGATTCCGTACCCGGCTGGGTATCTTTTTCTGCCTTATTCACCGCTTTTTTGGCCTTCTTCTCTTCTTTTTTGCTACGGTCGGGCTTGTTGTAGCTATCGATCGTCTTAATATTACTCTGCGCTAAGGTATAATATTTTTCGGCATCTCCTTTCAGTTTGCTGGCGTTGTAGTGGTCAGCAAAGTCCAGGTACTCACTCAGCACATCCTCATAACGCTCTTTCTGCTTTTCCCATACGCTGTTTTTGGCGTAGTTATAATAAGCCTTGATTGCCATATACTTATAAGAATCGCTCTTATCAGAATCCGGGAAATTACGCATCAGGCTTTTGAAGGTGATGGCAGCCGCCTGGTAGTGGCCCAGGTTATAATATAATTCGGCGTTGTTGTATTCTTTCTTTTCCAGTTTCCTGCGGGACAGTTCGATCACCAGGTTAGCCTCAGGTACTTTATCAGACGTAGGATAGTTGTTGATAAAGGTCTGCATGGCAGCGATCGCCTTCTGCGTATTGGTCTGGTCCAGTGCTACCTTAGGAGATTGTTTGTAATAGCAATAAGCCTGCATGTAGTCCATTTCGGTCGCGCGCGGACTGTTAGGGAAGTTATCCAGGTAGTTTTTGAAGTAGAAACCTGCCTGCACATAATCCTTCATTTTGTAGGAACAGTAGCAGTAGTTATAGTACATAGGCTCGTACTTGTCGGTTCCTTTGTATACCTGGAATAAAGATTCATACAATGTCTGAGCAGTCATGTATTTTTTCTTCGCATACAGTTTATCGGCGTACGCAAGCTTCGCTTCGTAATCCTTACTTTTTTCAATTCTGCGCAGCTCGGTATTACAGGACACCGCAGCTGTGGCCGCTACAAAGAGACAAATGTATAAAACTAATTTCCGCATAAAAGAGGGCAAAGTTAAGAATTAAATGTAAATGTAAGGTAGGGCAGGAATTGAAGCTGTTAAAATTTTGTAAAAGCGGGGGATCCGGCAACCGGATTTGCCATTTTTTTCCACTAGAAACGCGCTTTTCCACATTTTACCACCGAAAGGCCATTTTTGAGGAACTGCCGGTTAAAATCATGATCTGTCCCCTCGTTTATGAGTGCTTCGCTGTCCCTCTGGTATGCTTTATCCTTCATTGATCCTTCATTACGGAGCGAAAGATCAACGAAGCATAAGTATTATCTGACTACTATCAGATCAGGAGTAAAGCAGGATATTACCACCCCATTAGTGGTACTCCGGACTTCCTCTCTCCCTTTTTCCACCTCGGTAGACCCTGGAGGTGAATTTAGCAAAGCCCTGCAAAAACTACACAAAAAAGTTACCTACATGCCATTTAAACAGTGTTAACCGCACTGCTACGTGAATGTGAAAAGTTCGAAAATGTGAATAACTGATGTTAAATATGGGCGAAATACGTAGAACTACGTGCTGGTGGAGCCTATTGAGACTTTGAATATCCTATGTAATTACGGTTATAAACACAAAATGCACATTTATTCACACAATATATACACGTTACTAACATTAACCCACCATCAATGCATAATAAATGCCATGCGACTCAATATAATAGGCAAAATATTGCTGTGGAAAAAATTTATATTTCTTTTTATCGTTAGAGAGTGGGAAAAAGTGTTATTTTGTGTTAGAAAATGTTTTTCAAGGACTTTCGCCCCCAATTATGACAGGCTTTCTCGGTGAATATGAGGCTACGTTGGATGCAAAAGGTCGCTTTCTACTCCCGGCAGGCTTCAAAAAGCAACTGGCAGAAAGCGCAGGAGAGCAGTTTGTCATCAAC contains the following coding sequences:
- a CDS encoding DNA-directed RNA polymerase subunit omega — protein: MSKIKRGLTSSINPMVETKNTTEIKSKTGNLYESIAVIAKRANQINISVKEELHSKLEEFASHTDNLEEVHENKEQIEISRFYERMANPAIQATMEFLEDKIYFRRNDDDLYS
- a CDS encoding outer membrane protein assembly factor BamD: MRKLVLYICLFVAATAAVSCNTELRRIEKSKDYEAKLAYADKLYAKKKYMTAQTLYESLFQVYKGTDKYEPMYYNYCYCSYKMKDYVQAGFYFKNYLDNFPNSPRATEMDYMQAYCYYKQSPKVALDQTNTQKAIAAMQTFINNYPTSDKVPEANLVIELSRRKLEKKEYNNAELYYNLGHYQAAAITFKSLMRNFPDSDKSDSYKYMAIKAYYNYAKNSVWEKQKERYEDVLSEYLDFADHYNASKLKGDAEKYYTLAQSNIKTIDSYNKPDRSKKEEKKAKKAVNKAEKDTQPGTESKNN